CTGCCCTTGGCGCAGTCTGTCGATTGCGGCCAAGCCACCCCTCGGTGCATGATCTGCGTCACACTTTGAGACTAATGCTCTCCACCGGCTCTCCACGGTTCACCCGCCTGGCCGCCCCGGCGGATGCCGACCATCCGAAGGCTCTGAAGGTGCCTTTCACGGGCTGCGGAGATCCGTGAAGGGTCCCTTCACGGACTCAGAGTCCGTGAAGGGACCCTTCACGGCCAGCCATCGCACCTTCGCGGTCGCCGGGGCCGGAGCACTCGGCCCGGTTCGCCGCGGTCAGAATGCGAACACGCCGTCGGATTGGCTGTCCGCCGCGCACTTGTTCGGGTAGGTGGCGCGGAAGGCCACCGGTTTGCCCTGCCAGGTGCCGGTCGCGGTGACGTCCACCGGGGAGTAGATCATCGTGCACTTCTGCTGCCGGGGCTTGATCTTGGCCAGGTCGCCGTGCACCTGGGCGAGGGTGGCACAGGCGGTGTCGCGGTGCAGGTGGGTGCCGCCGGTGGGCTCGCAGGTCAGCGAGGCGGTGACGACCCGGCCGGAGGTCTCGTGCAGGCTCAGTTCGAGGCTCGACGCGGGCTGCGGCGGTGCGGTCAGGCTGCTGAGCCCGACCAGGCAGGCGGCGATCGCCGCGAAGGTAGAAAAGACCATGGAACGGCTATCGGCAGATCGGACCCCTTAACTGTGCCCCTCTTCCCGGTGGCTTTTCTCCCTCGGACGTGTGGCCGTGGTCAGATCATGGGCAAGCAGCGCTACGTACAGTGACAGCATTGACTCCGGATCTT
This Amycolatopsis sulphurea DNA region includes the following protein-coding sequences:
- a CDS encoding SSI family serine proteinase inhibitor; translated protein: MVFSTFAAIAACLVGLSSLTAPPQPASSLELSLHETSGRVVTASLTCEPTGGTHLHRDTACATLAQVHGDLAKIKPRQQKCTMIYSPVDVTATGTWQGKPVAFRATYPNKCAADSQSDGVFAF